TGCTAAAATGGCTGACGCTATCATTGAAGTGAACCAAGGGGAAGAGTTAACGGAAGCGGAAGTTGCTCCTGTAGAAGAAAAAGCTACAGAAGAAACTACTGAAGCATAAGATTTTATTTGAAACTTTCAAGGTGATAAGGCACTATTCTTATCACCTTTTTTAAAGAGAAAAATTGGAGGGAAAATAAATGGCTAATATTACAGCTCAAATGGTAAAAGAATTACGTGAAAAAACTGGTGCTGGTATGATGGATTGTAAAAAAGCACTTGTAGAAACAGAAGGAGATATGGAAAAAGCAATTGACTATCTTCGTGAAAAAGGAATCGCTAAAGCTGCGAAAAAATCTGATCGTGTAGCTTCTGAAGGTATGACTCATGTAATCAGCAATGAAAAACATGCCGTAGTACTTGAAGTAAATGCTGAAACAGATTTCGTTGCTAAAAACGATAACTTCCAACAATTAGTTGACGCTTTAGCTAAACAAATTCTTGCAGTACGTCCAGATAGCTTAGAAGACGCGCTTAAAACAGAAATGCCTAATGGCCAAACTGTTCAAGATTACATCACTGAAGCAATTACAAAAATCGGTGAAAACATTTCCCTTCGTCGTTTTGAAGTAAAAGAAAAAGCAGACAACTCTGCTTTCGGCGAATACATCCACATGAACGGACGTATTGGTGTTCTTACACTTCTTGAAGGAACTACTGATGCTACAGTTGCAAAAGACGTTGCTATGCACATCGCTGCAATCAACCCTAAATACATTTCTCGTGAAGATGTTTCTTCT
This sequence is a window from Listeria cossartiae subsp. cossartiae. Protein-coding genes within it:
- the tsf gene encoding translation elongation factor Ts — translated: MANITAQMVKELREKTGAGMMDCKKALVETEGDMEKAIDYLREKGIAKAAKKSDRVASEGMTHVISNEKHAVVLEVNAETDFVAKNDNFQQLVDALAKQILAVRPDSLEDALKTEMPNGQTVQDYITEAITKIGENISLRRFEVKEKADNSAFGEYIHMNGRIGVLTLLEGTTDATVAKDVAMHIAAINPKYISREDVSSEEVAHEKEVLTQQALNEGKPANIVEKMVEGRLKKYLSEISLEDQPFVKNPDITVGDYVKQSGGKVVSFVRFEVGEGIEKKEDNFVEEVMSQVKK